The following proteins come from a genomic window of Clupea harengus chromosome 22, Ch_v2.0.2, whole genome shotgun sequence:
- the LOC105903955 gene encoding interleukin-8-like yields the protein MSSKILGSFFTFLAACLVVTEGMSLRGAGVEPRCRCIGTESRRIGKLISRVELFSPNPHCKDTEIIATLKDSGEEICLDSSAPWVRKVIDKILSR from the exons ATGAGCAGTAAAATACTTGGcagtttttttacttttcttgcGGCCTGTCTGGTTGTTACAGAAG GTATGAGCCTGCGAGGGGCGGGAGTGGAGCCTCGCTGTCGCTGCATCGGGACAGAGAGCCGGCGGATTGGGAAACTGATTTCAAGAGTAGAACTGTTCTCCCCAAACCCTCACTGCAAAGACACAGAGATCAT TGCCACATTGAAAGATAGTGGTGAGGAGATTTGCTTGGACTCCAGTGCTCCCTGGGTTAGAAAAGTCATTGACAAAATCTTGTCTAGGTAA